A window from Rhea pennata isolate bPtePen1 chromosome 1, bPtePen1.pri, whole genome shotgun sequence encodes these proteins:
- the SMPX gene encoding small muscular protein, with protein sequence MSKQPASHVKAIQANINIPMGAFRPGAGHPHKRKEFTPEVEESVPASTEAEKDKKHLPGAKKLPGPAVNLSEIQNIKSELKFVPKAEQ encoded by the exons atgtcaaaacagcCAGCATCACATGTCAAAGCCATTCAG GCTAATATTAACATCCCGATGGGAGCATTTCGACCTGGTGCAGGTCACcctcacaaaagaaaagaatttacaCCTGAAGTGGAGGAG AGTGTTCCTGCTTCTACAGAGGCGGAGAAAGACAAGAAACATCTCCCAGGAGCTAAGAAACTTCCAGGCCCTGCTGTCAACTTATCGGAGATTCAGAACATAAAGAGTGAGCTGAAGTTTGTTCCCAAAGCTGAACAGTAG